The Chondrinema litorale genome includes a window with the following:
- a CDS encoding RNA polymerase sigma factor — MEMSANIELQEGKSLSNNLKKGDINALKEIYLKHYDKFLSISIAFLKSKPEAEDVLHEAFMKFWEKRHMLKDDSDYQNYLFIILRNQLVSAVRTKAKVVLKEDFNKLNLSASSTESWLEHKELSKTLEQAIDKLPPKRKVVFNLKRQDGLTNQQISEKLGISTQMVEKQLKLAKQSITEYLQLHGEISLISILLFQIIFI, encoded by the coding sequence ATGGAAATGAGCGCTAATATCGAACTGCAAGAAGGGAAGTCACTTTCTAATAATCTGAAGAAAGGTGATATTAATGCACTTAAAGAAATTTATCTTAAACACTACGATAAATTCTTGAGCATTTCTATTGCTTTCTTAAAATCTAAACCAGAAGCAGAAGATGTGTTGCACGAAGCGTTTATGAAGTTTTGGGAAAAAAGACATATGCTCAAAGATGATAGTGATTACCAAAACTACCTTTTTATTATTCTTAGAAACCAGCTTGTAAGTGCAGTGAGAACAAAAGCGAAAGTGGTTTTAAAAGAAGACTTCAACAAGCTAAATCTTAGTGCTTCTTCAACAGAAAGCTGGTTAGAACACAAAGAGCTTTCTAAAACACTTGAACAAGCCATAGACAAATTACCTCCAAAACGAAAAGTTGTTTTTAACCTCAAAAGGCAAGACGGACTTACCAACCAACAAATCTCTGAAAAACTGGGTATCTCCACCCAAATGGTTGAAAAACAATTGAAATTAGCCAAGCAATCTATCACGGAATATTTACAGTTGCATGGCGAAATCTCACTCATTTCAATACTCTTATTTCAAATAATTTTTATTTAA
- a CDS encoding FecR family protein — protein sequence MTGKELEHQLIKRYLADECTSEEILEVHKWIAANENEEALKSLIDDLLNHKNGGIEITPNRDKELLWQSIEQDINRKHFAVNKPAPENQLKTVNPFFTFSKITASIALLLGVFTVLYFYNNEEKIEQPIAKVFSEISTISGQKKNITLPDGTRVILNSSSSISFEKEFLKSNERRITLKGEAYFDVTKNKTKPFIVSTNSVETKVLGTSFNVKLDSNKVYIALVEGRVEMKNQDNIIELTPEEMGIADMLDSSLYKTYFDIQEITGWKDGKLVLKDANYNEVMQRLQEWYGVEFEQKGKTPTGTINTIYDNVSLSEVLLGLSFTYNFDYTINKDQVNIILK from the coding sequence ATGACCGGAAAAGAACTTGAACATCAACTAATTAAAAGGTATTTAGCAGATGAATGTACATCTGAAGAAATACTTGAGGTTCATAAATGGATTGCAGCTAATGAAAACGAAGAAGCATTAAAATCGCTCATAGACGATTTACTCAATCATAAAAATGGTGGAATTGAAATAACTCCTAATCGAGATAAAGAACTTCTCTGGCAAAGCATAGAGCAAGATATTAATCGAAAGCATTTTGCAGTAAATAAACCAGCGCCAGAAAATCAACTAAAAACAGTAAATCCATTTTTTACCTTTAGCAAAATTACTGCTTCTATTGCCTTATTGCTAGGTGTATTTACTGTATTGTATTTCTATAATAATGAAGAAAAAATAGAGCAACCAATAGCTAAAGTATTCTCAGAAATATCAACAATTTCTGGCCAAAAGAAAAATATAACCTTGCCAGATGGGACCAGAGTGATATTGAATAGTTCATCTTCTATTTCATTTGAAAAAGAATTTCTAAAATCTAATGAAAGAAGAATCACTTTAAAAGGCGAAGCTTATTTTGATGTGACAAAGAATAAAACTAAACCTTTTATTGTAAGCACAAATTCTGTAGAGACAAAAGTGTTAGGTACTTCCTTTAATGTGAAATTAGACAGTAACAAGGTATACATTGCACTTGTAGAAGGAAGAGTAGAAATGAAAAATCAGGATAATATTATTGAGCTAACTCCTGAGGAAATGGGTATTGCAGATATGCTTGATAGTAGCCTATATAAAACCTATTTCGATATACAAGAAATTACAGGTTGGAAAGATGGCAAGCTTGTGCTTAAAGATGCTAACTATAATGAGGTGATGCAAAGATTACAAGAATGGTATGGTGTTGAATTTGAGCAAAAGGGTAAAACTCCAACAGGAACAATCAATACGATATACGATAATGTAAGCCTTTCAGAAGTATTATTGGGCTTAAGTTTTACTTACAATTTTGACTATACAATTAATAAAGATCAAGTTAATATTATTCTAAAATAA
- a CDS encoding carboxypeptidase-like regulatory domain-containing protein, with protein MKLKLLRQIIIMSKFSLYGLFLQCLFASLFLANASNGQSVSLDKIYVSLPSDEQKVMLTIKELQDQTSFEFVYLNNLIDYGDVVIDYSAQNNSVGNILRDISKGTGLHFKRVNDKIYIRKGEFKQRLEEEYKNTDPAQFKVSGTITSTEDGEPLPGVSILIKGSTTGTTTDFDGNYSLNVTSDAILQFSYIGFITQEITVNNQSEINVSLNPDLEQLEEVVVIGYGTQKKETLTGSIVSTEGENIRKVPETNIANTLIGRLPGLVTNNRDTAGEMKPSMQRFCQDIPSIS; from the coding sequence ATGAAATTGAAATTACTAAGGCAAATCATTATTATGTCTAAATTTTCGCTATATGGCTTGTTTTTGCAGTGCTTGTTTGCAAGTTTATTTCTTGCAAATGCCAGCAATGGGCAGTCAGTCAGTCTTGATAAAATCTATGTGAGCTTACCTTCAGACGAACAAAAGGTGATGCTTACAATTAAAGAACTTCAAGACCAAACCTCATTCGAATTTGTATATTTAAATAATCTTATTGATTATGGAGATGTTGTTATAGATTATAGTGCGCAAAATAACTCAGTTGGTAATATTCTGAGAGATATTTCAAAAGGAACTGGTTTACACTTTAAGCGGGTAAATGATAAAATTTACATTCGTAAAGGAGAATTTAAACAACGGCTAGAAGAAGAATATAAAAATACAGACCCTGCTCAGTTTAAAGTTTCTGGTACTATAACTTCAACTGAAGATGGAGAACCTTTACCAGGAGTAAGTATTTTAATAAAAGGAAGTACTACAGGAACCACTACAGATTTCGATGGTAATTACTCTCTCAATGTCACTTCAGATGCTATTTTACAATTCAGTTATATTGGCTTTATAACTCAAGAAATTACTGTAAATAATCAAAGTGAAATTAATGTTTCTTTGAACCCAGATTTGGAGCAGTTGGAAGAAGTAGTAGTAATTGGATATGGAACCCAGAAAAAAGAAACTTTAACAGGTTCAATCGTCTCTACAGAAGGCGAAAATATAAGAAAGGTTCCGGAAACAAACATTGCCAATACACTCATTGGTAGACTACCGGGCTTAGTTACCAACAACCGTGATACTGCTGGCGAAATGAAACCTTCTATGCAACGATTCTGTCAGGATATTCCATCAATTTCCTAA
- a CDS encoding IS1182 family transposase, whose amino-acid sequence MMLKPNKIPEIPILTKQVAHASFPKGNIYITLKDELGIIYENEFFADLFPAKGQPAADPWRLAMITVMQFIEGLSDRQAVEAMASRIDWKYLLSLELTATGYDNSVLCEFRSRLIKGAPVTLLLDRLLKKCEERKWIKKRGTIRTDSTHMLGAIRATNRLVCIGETIRAALNSLATVAPDWMRQHAIPDWTKRYSSRIGSTRLPQSQLKQLGFAIQIGKDGYDLLDIIYQQDDEGWLRNLPAVKLLRNVWVQQFYLQEDKINYRDKQLGIPPALQFISSPYDKDARYAKKYTTSWIGYKVHITETCQEDLPYLITHMVTTKSPIADSNMTDGIHDDLKKDKRLPKTHLVDTGYIDSALLVNSKKQYAVELLGPTRSDQKWQARSGKGFALKNFKVDLDKQEAICPEGHTSKSWTIAYDKRKKEMIKVKFSMKDCKVCKSKAFCTKAQRRTLTLLPKEEYQAMIKARIGQSRGDYITTYNRRAGVEATISLGVRAFGMRRSRYIGLCKANLQNVIIATAMNFSRIYYWLEERPRERTRISAFRKLMEYPDRIVA is encoded by the coding sequence ATCATGTTAAAGCCAAATAAGATCCCTGAAATTCCCATACTGACCAAACAAGTTGCCCATGCCAGTTTTCCTAAAGGGAATATTTATATAACCCTCAAAGATGAACTAGGGATAATCTATGAAAATGAATTTTTTGCAGATTTATTTCCCGCTAAAGGTCAGCCAGCAGCAGATCCTTGGAGATTGGCCATGATTACTGTTATGCAATTTATCGAAGGTTTATCTGACCGACAAGCTGTAGAGGCTATGGCGTCCCGGATTGATTGGAAATATTTATTGAGCTTGGAACTCACTGCAACAGGTTATGATAATAGTGTTTTATGCGAATTTAGGAGTAGATTGATCAAGGGAGCTCCAGTAACTCTACTCTTGGACAGATTACTAAAAAAATGCGAAGAGCGTAAATGGATCAAAAAGAGGGGAACTATCCGGACGGATTCTACCCATATGCTAGGTGCTATAAGAGCGACCAATAGATTGGTCTGCATAGGTGAAACAATTAGAGCAGCACTGAACAGTTTGGCCACAGTTGCTCCTGATTGGATGAGGCAACATGCCATACCGGATTGGACCAAAAGGTATAGCTCCCGAATAGGTAGTACCCGCCTTCCCCAAAGTCAATTAAAACAACTAGGGTTTGCAATACAGATAGGAAAAGATGGATATGACCTTTTGGATATTATATATCAACAAGACGATGAGGGCTGGTTAAGAAACCTTCCTGCCGTTAAACTCCTCCGCAATGTATGGGTACAACAATTTTATCTTCAGGAAGACAAAATAAATTATAGGGACAAGCAATTGGGCATCCCCCCTGCTTTACAGTTCATCAGCTCACCTTATGACAAAGATGCCCGCTATGCCAAGAAGTATACCACATCCTGGATAGGCTATAAAGTACATATTACAGAGACATGTCAGGAAGATCTTCCTTATTTGATTACCCATATGGTTACAACCAAAAGTCCCATTGCCGATAGTAATATGACCGATGGCATCCATGATGATCTAAAAAAAGATAAAAGACTTCCTAAGACCCACTTGGTAGATACAGGGTATATTGATTCTGCTTTATTGGTAAACAGTAAAAAACAATATGCCGTTGAACTCTTAGGACCAACCCGGTCCGATCAAAAATGGCAAGCCAGATCAGGAAAAGGATTTGCATTGAAAAACTTTAAGGTCGATTTGGACAAACAGGAAGCCATTTGTCCTGAGGGTCATACCAGTAAAAGTTGGACAATAGCCTATGATAAACGTAAAAAAGAAATGATAAAAGTAAAGTTCTCTATGAAAGATTGTAAAGTATGTAAAAGTAAAGCGTTCTGCACCAAAGCTCAACGGCGCACGCTCACTTTATTGCCAAAAGAGGAGTATCAAGCGATGATAAAAGCTAGGATCGGACAGAGTAGAGGTGATTATATTACAACATATAATAGGAGAGCAGGAGTAGAAGCAACTATATCTTTGGGTGTAAGAGCCTTTGGAATGAGGAGAAGTAGATATATAGGTCTTTGTAAGGCAAACTTACAAAATGTAATTATAGCCACAGCTATGAATTTTTCAAGAATTTATTATTGGCTGGAAGAAAGACCAAGAGAGAGGACCAGAATCTCAGCTTTTAGGAAATTGATGGAATATCCTGACAGAATCGTTGCATAG
- a CDS encoding SusC/RagA family TonB-linked outer membrane protein: MNRAGEPGYENTEILIRGRSTFGDNSPLIVVDGVANRAGGLSNIDANDIESITVLKDASAAIYGAQAANGVILVTTRRGKSGKTEVRLTTNFGIRKPTVIPEMLNSADYAVALNEIETEIYGRNPLYTDEQIQLFSDGSDPTNYSNVNWINETLRDYAPQMQHNLSVSGGTDKVKYFVSSGYQFQDNYYRNSASNYKQYNLRSNIDMQVNDYLKIYTNISLRQEDRNSPHYGSEDIWRYLVKGDPRVNIVWPDNDLPVLASQDNFNPFTAVDGSMGYQQSKRSYLNADLGVNLDLSFITEGLEIDGGLFVDRGDHFYKHFEKAFYLYGYNNNTGEYFPRKYGPNNASLNENMDRSLGITARTKLSYKYSFNDVHNVSAFIAYEQYESNYDYLWAKRQDYVSAIVDQIFAGDQQTSLNDGYATETGRVNYFGRADYTYKDKYLVQFNWRYDGSQNFPKENRFGFFPGASVGWVVSEEDFWKSSLSFIEFFKFKGSWGQMGNDKIAQYQYLTTYTFGNNATLGGNSPSPQTGITQVRTANPNVSWEVATTINLGLETSFLDYFSFDLDLFKTKRTDILYSGVSYVPDYAGLSLPAENIAEAETKGFEAVLGYNNTFGKFNFMASGNMSYAKSEILYFDEPESTLEWQKRTGQALGADWLLYDEIGIFRTQEDLDAYPHLSNSKVGDLIFRDTNEDGVIDGNDMIRPNKTTTPEIVYGVNLGVSYGNWNLSMLWQGATNVWQYVFFESGSIGNFTQDYFDNRWTFENINADYPRIYDRQVTSSAQKNTFWLNDATYLRLKNIQLAYTMPEKIMNVLPFSQARFYTSASNLLTFTKLKNVDPETTEGGQGFAAWSTPQSKVINFGMNLTF, encoded by the coding sequence ATCAACCGTGCTGGTGAACCAGGTTATGAAAATACAGAAATCTTGATTAGAGGTCGTAGTACTTTTGGCGATAATAGCCCTTTAATAGTAGTAGATGGTGTTGCCAACCGCGCTGGTGGACTTAGCAACATCGATGCGAATGATATAGAAAGTATTACTGTATTAAAAGATGCTTCTGCGGCAATTTATGGTGCTCAGGCAGCTAATGGAGTTATATTAGTAACTACCAGAAGAGGTAAAAGTGGCAAAACGGAGGTAAGATTAACCACAAACTTCGGTATAAGAAAACCTACTGTAATACCAGAAATGCTCAATTCAGCAGATTATGCAGTAGCCCTCAACGAGATTGAAACAGAAATTTATGGCCGTAATCCTTTATATACTGATGAACAAATTCAGTTATTCAGCGATGGTTCAGACCCTACAAATTACTCAAATGTAAACTGGATAAATGAAACCCTTCGAGATTATGCACCACAAATGCAACATAACTTATCAGTAAGTGGTGGTACAGATAAAGTGAAGTACTTTGTCTCTTCAGGTTATCAATTCCAAGATAATTACTACAGAAACAGTGCAAGTAATTATAAGCAATATAACCTTCGCTCTAACATAGATATGCAGGTAAATGATTATCTAAAAATCTACACCAACATCTCACTAAGACAAGAAGATAGAAACTCACCGCATTATGGTTCAGAAGATATCTGGCGCTATTTGGTTAAAGGAGACCCACGAGTAAACATTGTTTGGCCAGATAACGACTTACCAGTTTTAGCTTCTCAAGATAATTTTAATCCATTTACTGCCGTGGATGGTTCAATGGGTTATCAGCAAAGTAAACGCAGCTATTTGAATGCAGACTTAGGTGTTAACTTAGATTTATCTTTTATTACTGAAGGTTTAGAAATAGATGGAGGTCTTTTTGTAGATCGTGGAGATCATTTTTATAAGCACTTCGAGAAAGCTTTTTACCTATATGGATACAACAACAATACAGGTGAATATTTTCCAAGAAAATATGGTCCAAACAATGCGTCTCTAAACGAGAATATGGATAGATCTCTTGGTATTACTGCCAGAACTAAACTGAGCTATAAGTATTCTTTTAATGATGTACATAATGTTTCTGCCTTTATCGCTTATGAGCAATACGAAAGTAACTACGATTACCTTTGGGCAAAAAGACAAGATTATGTTTCTGCCATTGTAGATCAAATTTTTGCTGGTGACCAACAAACTAGCTTAAATGATGGCTACGCTACAGAAACAGGTAGAGTAAACTATTTTGGTCGTGCAGATTATACATATAAAGATAAATACTTAGTACAATTTAACTGGAGATACGATGGTTCTCAAAACTTCCCTAAAGAGAATCGATTTGGTTTCTTCCCGGGAGCTTCCGTGGGTTGGGTAGTTTCTGAAGAAGATTTCTGGAAAAGTAGCTTATCATTTATCGAGTTTTTCAAGTTTAAAGGCTCTTGGGGACAAATGGGTAATGATAAAATCGCTCAGTATCAATACTTAACTACTTATACTTTTGGTAACAATGCTACTTTAGGTGGTAATAGTCCATCACCACAAACAGGTATAACACAAGTGCGTACAGCTAACCCTAATGTTTCTTGGGAGGTTGCAACCACTATCAACTTAGGTTTAGAAACCTCATTCTTAGATTATTTCAGTTTTGACCTAGACTTATTTAAAACAAAACGAACAGATATTTTATACAGTGGAGTCTCTTATGTGCCAGATTATGCTGGACTTTCATTACCTGCTGAAAACATTGCTGAGGCTGAAACAAAAGGTTTCGAGGCTGTTTTAGGGTACAACAACACTTTTGGCAAATTCAACTTTATGGCAAGTGGTAACATGTCTTATGCTAAGAGTGAAATCCTCTATTTTGATGAACCGGAAAGCACTTTGGAATGGCAAAAACGTACAGGTCAGGCTTTAGGAGCAGATTGGTTGTTATATGATGAAATCGGCATTTTCCGTACGCAAGAAGACCTAGATGCTTATCCTCATTTAAGTAATTCAAAAGTGGGTGATTTGATTTTCCGCGATACCAACGAAGATGGTGTAATTGATGGAAATGATATGATTCGCCCAAATAAAACCACCACTCCAGAAATAGTGTATGGTGTAAATCTAGGTGTGAGTTATGGCAATTGGAACTTAAGCATGTTATGGCAAGGAGCAACCAATGTTTGGCAATATGTATTTTTTGAATCAGGTAGTATTGGAAACTTTACACAAGACTATTTCGATAATCGCTGGACATTTGAAAACATTAATGCAGATTATCCAAGAATATATGACAGACAAGTAACATCATCAGCTCAAAAGAACACTTTCTGGTTAAATGATGCTACCTACTTACGTCTTAAAAATATCCAGCTTGCCTATACAATGCCAGAAAAAATTATGAATGTTTTGCCGTTTAGCCAAGCTCGCTTTTATACCAGTGCTTCTAATTTATTGACTTTTACCAAATTAAAAAATGTGGATCCAGAGACAACTGAGGGTGGACAAGGATTTGCTGCATGGAGTACCCCTCAATCGAAGGTAATCAACTTTGGTATGAATCTAACTTTCTAA